Proteins encoded in a region of the Vitis riparia cultivar Riparia Gloire de Montpellier isolate 1030 chromosome 7, EGFV_Vit.rip_1.0, whole genome shotgun sequence genome:
- the LOC117918873 gene encoding protein IWS1 homolog 1 isoform X1 — MGYENDPYRDEDGEPLMDFDEVQSDREVEDQGHLLQDDIPDDNDDDWRRRERSPTPVYGDDSGFSKSKPRKRLVKKSAKESPLHYPGIDEDDSPAAFQGDVDEDDFLRKRKDIDSGSKRKEKKLRLEKKDKGFKSGLKKGMSRRSKDQDGDAEVKELWDTIAGGDSEDDHEGPRTVDDDNFIDDTGVDPADRYGSDREARSPGDAPQAEEGEEDEEIKQLFKMGKKKKKNEKSAAEIALLVENVMAELEVTAEEDAELNRQSKPAINKLKKLPLLTEVLSKKQLQQEFLDHGVLTLLKNWLEPLPDGSLPNINIRAAILRILTDFPIDLEQYDRREQLKKSGLGKVIMFLSKSDEETTANRKLAKDLVDKWSRPIFNKSTRFEDMRNFDDERVPFRRPSAKKPMNKAAGMESRDDDLDLADLPQERKSGQSSSRLHASRPEAMPLDFIVRPQSKIDPDEIRARAKQVVQDQRRLKMNKKLQQLKAPKKKQLQATKLSVEGRGMVKYL; from the exons ATGGGTTACGAAAACGATCC ATATCGCGATGAGGATGGGGAGCCGTTGATGGACTTCGATGAGGTCCAATCCGATCGGGAAGTGGAGGATCAAGGTCATCTCCTCCAAGACGACATCCCCGATGACAACGACGACGATTGGCGCCGCCGGGAACGGTCCCCGACGCCGGTGTACGGAGACGACTCGGGTTTCTCTAAATCCAAGCCAAGGAAGAGGCTAGTAAAGAAGAGCGCGAAGGAGAGCCCCCTTCACTACCCCGGGATCGACGAGGATGACTCGCCGGCGGCGTTTCAAGGTGACGTCGACGAGGATGATTTTTTGAGGAAGAGGAAGGATATTGATAGTGGAAGCAAgaggaaggagaagaaattgagGTTGGAGAAGAAAGATAAGGGGTTCAAATCGGGCTTGAAGAAGGGGATGTCGAGGCGGTCCAAGGATCAGGATGGCGATGCAGAGGTGAAGGAGCTTTGGGATACGATTGCAGGAGGAGATTCTGAG GATGATCACGAGGGTCCAAGGACTGTGGATGATGATAACTTCATAGATGATACTGGTGTTGACCCTGCTGACCGATATGGAAGTGACCGTGAAGCACGTTCCCCTGGTGATGCTCCTCAG GCGGAAGAGGGTGAAGAGGATGAGGAAATTAAGCAGCTCTTCAAGATGggtaagaaaaagaagaaaaatgagaaaagtgcAGCAGAAATTGCATTGCTTGTTGAGAATGTCATGGCTGAGCTAGAAGTTACAGCTGAAGAAGATGCAGAACTGAATAGACAGTCAAAACCTGCTATTAATAAACTCAAAAAGCTCCCTCTTCTTACTGAGGTTCTCTCAAA GAAACAACTCCAGCAAGAATTCTTAGATCATGGGGTACTGACCCTTTTGAAGAATTGGCTTGAACCACTTCCTGACGGAAGCTTACCCAATATAAACATCCGAGCAGCAATATTAAGGATCTTAACTGAT TTCCCTATTGATCTAGAGCAGTATGATAGAAGAGAGCAGCTGAAGAAGAGTGGTCTTGGAAAG GTCATTATGTTCTTATCAAAGTCTGATGAGGAGACTACCGCCAACAGAAAACTTGCTAAGGATTTGGTTGATAAATGG AGTCGGCCCATATTTAATAAGAGCACAAGGTTTGAAGATATGAGGAACTTTGATGATGAGAGGGTTCCCTTTCGGAGGCCATCTGCAAAGAA GCCAATGAATAAAGCTGCAGGAATGGAATCTAGAGATGATGATCTTGATTTGGCTGACCTTCCACA GGAAAGGAAGTCTGGACAATCATCTTCTAGGTTACATGCGTCAAGGCCAGAAGCAATGCCGCTAGATTTTATAGTGCGTCCTCAGTCTAAGATTGATCCAGATGAAATTAGGGCCCGTGCTAAACAAGTTGTACAGGATCAACGTCGTCTGAAG ATGAACAAGAAGCTGCAACAGTTGAAGGCACCCAAAAAGAAGCAGCTTCAAGCTACAAAACTGAGCGTTGAAGGTCGTGGTATGGTCAAATACTTGTAG
- the LOC117918873 gene encoding protein IWS1 homolog 1 isoform X2 — translation MDFDEVQSDREVEDQGHLLQDDIPDDNDDDWRRRERSPTPVYGDDSGFSKSKPRKRLVKKSAKESPLHYPGIDEDDSPAAFQGDVDEDDFLRKRKDIDSGSKRKEKKLRLEKKDKGFKSGLKKGMSRRSKDQDGDAEVKELWDTIAGGDSEDDHEGPRTVDDDNFIDDTGVDPADRYGSDREARSPGDAPQAEEGEEDEEIKQLFKMGKKKKKNEKSAAEIALLVENVMAELEVTAEEDAELNRQSKPAINKLKKLPLLTEVLSKKQLQQEFLDHGVLTLLKNWLEPLPDGSLPNINIRAAILRILTDFPIDLEQYDRREQLKKSGLGKVIMFLSKSDEETTANRKLAKDLVDKWSRPIFNKSTRFEDMRNFDDERVPFRRPSAKKPMNKAAGMESRDDDLDLADLPQERKSGQSSSRLHASRPEAMPLDFIVRPQSKIDPDEIRARAKQVVQDQRRLKMNKKLQQLKAPKKKQLQATKLSVEGRGMVKYL, via the exons ATGGACTTCGATGAGGTCCAATCCGATCGGGAAGTGGAGGATCAAGGTCATCTCCTCCAAGACGACATCCCCGATGACAACGACGACGATTGGCGCCGCCGGGAACGGTCCCCGACGCCGGTGTACGGAGACGACTCGGGTTTCTCTAAATCCAAGCCAAGGAAGAGGCTAGTAAAGAAGAGCGCGAAGGAGAGCCCCCTTCACTACCCCGGGATCGACGAGGATGACTCGCCGGCGGCGTTTCAAGGTGACGTCGACGAGGATGATTTTTTGAGGAAGAGGAAGGATATTGATAGTGGAAGCAAgaggaaggagaagaaattgagGTTGGAGAAGAAAGATAAGGGGTTCAAATCGGGCTTGAAGAAGGGGATGTCGAGGCGGTCCAAGGATCAGGATGGCGATGCAGAGGTGAAGGAGCTTTGGGATACGATTGCAGGAGGAGATTCTGAG GATGATCACGAGGGTCCAAGGACTGTGGATGATGATAACTTCATAGATGATACTGGTGTTGACCCTGCTGACCGATATGGAAGTGACCGTGAAGCACGTTCCCCTGGTGATGCTCCTCAG GCGGAAGAGGGTGAAGAGGATGAGGAAATTAAGCAGCTCTTCAAGATGggtaagaaaaagaagaaaaatgagaaaagtgcAGCAGAAATTGCATTGCTTGTTGAGAATGTCATGGCTGAGCTAGAAGTTACAGCTGAAGAAGATGCAGAACTGAATAGACAGTCAAAACCTGCTATTAATAAACTCAAAAAGCTCCCTCTTCTTACTGAGGTTCTCTCAAA GAAACAACTCCAGCAAGAATTCTTAGATCATGGGGTACTGACCCTTTTGAAGAATTGGCTTGAACCACTTCCTGACGGAAGCTTACCCAATATAAACATCCGAGCAGCAATATTAAGGATCTTAACTGAT TTCCCTATTGATCTAGAGCAGTATGATAGAAGAGAGCAGCTGAAGAAGAGTGGTCTTGGAAAG GTCATTATGTTCTTATCAAAGTCTGATGAGGAGACTACCGCCAACAGAAAACTTGCTAAGGATTTGGTTGATAAATGG AGTCGGCCCATATTTAATAAGAGCACAAGGTTTGAAGATATGAGGAACTTTGATGATGAGAGGGTTCCCTTTCGGAGGCCATCTGCAAAGAA GCCAATGAATAAAGCTGCAGGAATGGAATCTAGAGATGATGATCTTGATTTGGCTGACCTTCCACA GGAAAGGAAGTCTGGACAATCATCTTCTAGGTTACATGCGTCAAGGCCAGAAGCAATGCCGCTAGATTTTATAGTGCGTCCTCAGTCTAAGATTGATCCAGATGAAATTAGGGCCCGTGCTAAACAAGTTGTACAGGATCAACGTCGTCTGAAG ATGAACAAGAAGCTGCAACAGTTGAAGGCACCCAAAAAGAAGCAGCTTCAAGCTACAAAACTGAGCGTTGAAGGTCGTGGTATGGTCAAATACTTGTAG
- the LOC117918874 gene encoding uncharacterized isomerase BH0283-like, translating to MAKKPVKYSVVDAFTDSAFKGNPAAVCLLEEERDEDWLQALAMEFNVSQTGYLTRITEPEALDSSTTILTPRFRLRWFTPVAEVKLCGHATLAAAHLLFASSLMKGNMIEFITLSGVLTARKVMQGNKSDSLKYENGQAQEHFSIELDFPTVPMVEYNSAEVASISKALNGASVIDIKKTEKDDLFVVLPSGKTVVDIEPQFDDIQKLPGRGLIITGLAPPESEFDFFSRFFCPKLGIKEDPVCGSAHCSLAPYWSQKLGKCDLLAYPASPRSGIVDIHVDEQNQRVLLRGKAVTVMEGCVLV from the exons ATGGCGAAAAAACCAGTCAAATACAGTGTG GTTGATGCATTCACTGATTCAGCGTTCAAGGGAAACCCTGCTGCAGTTTGCTTGTTGGAGGAAGAGAGAGATGAGGATTGGTTGCAGGCCCTGGCTATGGAGTTCAATGTCTCTCAAACTGGTTACTTGACTCGGATCACTGAGCCAGAGGCTCTTGACTCGTCCACTACAATTTTAACTCCTAGGTTTCGGCTCAGATGGTTCACTCCTGTTGCTGAG GTGAAACTCTGTGGCCATGCTACCTTAGCAGCAGCACACCTTCTCTTCGCTTCCAGCTTGATGAAGGGAAATATGATAGAGTTCATCACACTGTCTGGAGTTTTAACTGCCAGAAAAGTCATGCAAGGCAACAAATCAGATTCCTTGAAGTATGAGAATGGCCAAGCACAAGAACACTTCTCTATTGAATTAGATTTCCCGACTGTCCCAATGGTTGAATATAACTCTGCTGAGGTTGCATCAATATCCAAAGCCTTGAATGGCGCTTCAGTGATTGATATAAAGAAGACTGAGAAAGATGAcctcttt GTCGTGCTACCATCTGGGAAGACCGTTGTGGATATAGAACCACAGTTTGATGATATACAAAAACTTCCAGGGAGGGGGTTAATTATAACAGGGCTTGCTCCTCCAGAATCTGAATTTGACTTCTTCAGTCGCTTCTTCTGTCCCAAATTGGGGATCAAGGAG GATCCTGTTTGTGGGAGTGCACATTGTAGCTTAGCACCCTATTGGAGCCAAAAGTTGGGGAAATGTGATTTACTTGCATATCCG GCATCTCCTAGAAGTGGAATAGTGGATATTCATGTAGATGAACAAAACCAGAGGGTGCTGTTGCGAGGAAAAGCCGTTACAGTCATGGAAGGTTGTGTCCTGGTTTAA
- the LOC117917635 gene encoding uncharacterized isomerase BH0283-like translates to MAKKPVKFTVVDAFTDSAFKGNPAAVCLLEEERDEDWLQALAMEFNISETCYLNRITEPEALDSSTTILTPRFRLRWFTPTTEVNLCGHATLAAAHFLFTSRLVNGNLIEFITLSGVLTARKVMQGNKSDALKYENGEAQEHFSVELDFPIVPMVEYNSAEVASISKALNGASVIDIKKTEKDDLFVVLPSGKTVVDIEPQFDDIQKLPGRGLIITGLAPPESEFDFFNRFFCPKLGIKEDPVCGSAHCSLAPYWSQKLGKCDLLAYAASPRSGIVDIHLDEQNQRVLLRGKAIIVMEGCVLV, encoded by the exons ATGGCGAAAAAACCAGTCAAATTCACAGTG GTAGATGCATTCACTGATTCAGCGTTCAAGGGAAACCCAGCTGCAGTTTGCTTGTTGGAGGAAGAGAGAGATGAGGATTGGTTGCAGGCCCTGGCTATGGAGTTCAATATCTCTGAAACTTGTTACTTGAATCGGATCACTGAGCCAGAGGCTCTTGACTCGTCCACTACAATTTTAACTCCTAGGTTTCGGCTCAGATGGTTCACTCCCACTACCGAG GTGAATCTCTGTGGCCATGCTACCTTAGCAGCAGCACACTTTCTCTTCACTTCCAGGTTGGTGAATGGGAATTTAATCGAGTTTATCACACTGTCTGGAGTTTTAACTGCCAGAAAAGTCATGCAAGGCAACAAATCAGATGCCTTGAAGTATGAGAATGGAGAAGCACAAGAACACTTCTCTGTCGAATTAGATTTCCCGATTGTCCCAATGGTCGAATATAACTCTGCTGAGGTTGCATCAATATCCAAAGCCTTGAATGGTGCTTCAGTGATTGATATAAAGAAGACTGAGAAAGATGAcctcttt GTCGTGCTACCATCTGGGAAGACTGTTGTGGATATAGAACCACAGTTTGATGATATACAAAAACTTCCAGGGAGGGGGTTAATTATAACAGGGCTTGCTCCTCCAGAATCTGAATTTGACTTCTTCAATCGCTTCTTCTGTCCCAAATTGGGGATCAAGGAG GATCCTGTTTGTGGGAGTGCACATTGTAGCTTAGCACCCTATTGGAGCCAAAAGTTGGGGAAATGTGATTTACTTGCATATGCG GCATCTCCTAGAAGTGGAATAGTGGATATTCATTTAGATGAACAAAACCAGAGGGTGCTGTTGCGAGGAAAAGCCATTATAGTCATGGAAGGTTGTGTCCTGGTTTAA
- the LOC117917685 gene encoding uncharacterized isomerase BH0283-like: protein MAKKPVKFTVVDAFTDSAFKGNPAAVCLLEEERDEDWLQALAMEFNISETCYLNRITEPEALDSSTTILTPRFRLRWFTPTAEVNLCGHATLAAAHFLFTSRLVNGNLIEFITLSGVLTARKVMQGNKSDALKYENGEAQEHFSIELDFPIVPMVEYNSAEVASISKALNGASVIDIKKTEEDDLFVVLPSGKTVVDIEPQFDDIQKLPAMGLIITGLAPPESEFDFFSRSFYPKLGIKEDPVGGAVHCSLAPYWSQKLGKCDLLAYVASPRSGIVDIHLDEQNQRVLLRGKAITVMEGCVLV, encoded by the exons ATGGCGAAAAAACCAGTCAAATTCACAGTG GTAGATGCATTCACTGATTCAGCGTTCAAGGGAAACCCTGCTGCAGTTTGCTTGTTGGAGGAAGAGAGAGATGAGGATTGGTTGCAGGCCCTGGCTATGGAGTTCAATATCTCTGAAACTTGTTACTTGAATCGGATCACTGAGCCAGAGGCTCTTGACTCGTCCACTACAATTTTAACTCCTAGGTTTCGGCTCAGATGGTTCACTCCCACTGCCGAG GTGAATCTCTGTGGCCATGCTACCTTAGCAGCAGCGCACTTTCTCTTCACTTCCAGGTTGGTGAACGGGAATTTAATTGAGTTTATCACACTGTCTGGAGTTTTAACTGCCAGAAAAGTCATGCAAGGCAACAAATCTGATGCCTTGAAGTATGAGAATGGAGAAGCACAAGAACACTTCTCTATCGAATTAGATTTCCCGATTGTCCCAATGGTCGAATATAACTCTGCTGAGGTTGCATCAATATCCAAAGCCTTGAATGGTGCTTCAGTGATTGATATAAAGAAGACTGAGGAAGATGACCTCTTC GTCGTGCTACCGTCTGGGAAGACCGTTGTGGATATAGAACCACAGTTTGATGATATACAAAAACTTCCTGCGATGGGGTTAATTATAACAGGGCTTGCTCCTCCAGAATCTGAATTTGACTTCTTCAGTCGCAGCTTCTATCCCAAATTGGGGATCAAGGAG GATCCTGTTGGTGGGGCTGTACATTGTAGCTTAGCACCCTATTGGAGCCAAAAGTTGGGGAAATGTGATTTACTTGCATATGTG GCATCTCCTAGAAGTGGAATAGTGGATATTCATTTAGATGAACAAAACCAGAGGGTGCTGTTGCGAGGAAAAGCCATTACAGTCATGGAAGGTTGTGTTCTGGTTTAA
- the LOC117917736 gene encoding probable aspartic proteinase GIP1, whose amino-acid sequence MHSLTHLQIKPSMAMSLPFFFFFFFFFFCVSSSSSSSSFSLPVLSPITKDHQTNQYSLSLCLKTPLIPSKLLLDLGGSFSWVDCHKHYVSSTYHHIPCNSSLCTLLSLNSCAHCYRAPSPTCANDTCATTLHNSVTGKSIFHSALVDAAALPTTDGRNPGRLALLANFAFACSTTDLLKGLAKGVTGSAGLGWSDLSLPVQFIAGLSLPRVFALCLSGSPSAPGVGFYGSAGPYHFLPEIDLSKKLVYTPLLVNPYGTALDSNHGRPSDEYFIGVTALKVNGNAVDLNPALLTVDLNGNGGTKISTVAPYTVLESSIYEALTHAFIAESAGLNLTVHYPVKPFRVCFPADDVMETTVGPAVPTVDLVMQSDDVFWRIFGRNSMVRILEEGVDVWCLGFVDGGVRPRTSIVIGGHQMEDNLLQFDLGLKRLGFSSSVLVHHTMCANFNFTSNKNLK is encoded by the coding sequence ATGCACTCTCTCACTCACTTACAGATCAAGCCCTCAATGGCAATGTCTcttccattcttcttcttcttcttcttctttttcttctgtgtctcctcctcttcttcttcttcttctttttctctccctGTCCTCTCGCCCATCACAAAGGACCATCAGACTAACCAGTATAGTCTCAGTCTCTGCCTCAAAACCCCTCTTATACCCTCCAAGCTCCTTCTCGATCTGGGCGGCTCATTCTCATGGGTCGACTGCCATAAACACTATGTGTCCTCCACCTACCACCACATCCCCTGCAACTCCTCTCTCTGCACTCTTCTCAGCCTCAACTCTTGCGCCCATTGCTACCGTGCGCCCTCCCCAACCTGCGCCAACGACACCTGCGCCACCACTCTCCACAACTCCGTCACCGGCAAATCCATCTTCCACAGCGCCCTCGTCGACGCCGCGGCTCTCCCCACCACTGACGGCCGCAACCCCGGTCGGCTCGCTCTCCTCGCCAACTTCGCATTCGCCTGTTCCACCACCGACCTTCTCAAAGGCCTCGCCAAGGGCGTCACTGGTTCGGCCGGTCTGGGCTGGTCCGATCTCTCGCTCCCTGTCCAGTTCATCGCCGGTTTGTCTCTCCCGCGCGTGTTTGCGCTGTGCCTCTCCGGTTCGCCCTCCGCTCCAGGTGTCGGTTTCTACGGTTCGGCCGGGCCGTACCATTTTCTTCCCGAAATTGACCTCTCGAAAAAGCTTGTTTACACTCCGCTCCTCGTGAACCCCTACGGGACCGCCTTGGATAGTAACCATGGACGCCCCTCGGATGAGTACTTCATTGGCGTGACTGCATTGAAAGTCAACGGAAACGCCGTGGACTTGAACCCAGCGCTCCTCACCGTTGATTTGAACGGCAATGGTGGGACCAAGATCAGCACCGTTGCTCCCTACACCGTACTGGAGTCATCAATCTACGAAGCACTTACACATGCTTTTATTGCGGAATCCGCTGGGCTCAACCTCACGGTGCATTATCCTGTGAAGCCATTCAGGGTGTGCTTCCCTGCGGACGACGTCATGGAGACTACCGTGGGACCGGCTGTTCCGACCGTAGATCTGGTGATGCAGAGCGATGATGTGTTCTGGAGGATTTTTGGACGGAATTCAATGGTGAGGATTTTAGAGGAGGGGGTGGATGTGTGGTGCTTGGGGTTTGTGGATGGTGGGGTCAGGCCAAGGACGTCCATTGTGATTGGTGGGCATCAGATGGAGGATAATCTACTGCAGTTTGATCTGGGGTTGAAGAGACTAGGGTTTAGTTCTTCAGTTTTGGTCCATCATACCATGTGTGCTAATTTCAATTTTACTTCCAACAAGAATCTGAAATAA
- the LOC117917642 gene encoding probable aspartic proteinase GIP2, which translates to MASSLGYFLFSFLLLFIPASYGKTSFRPDALVIQVSKDASTLQYLTTINQRTPLVPVKLVVDLGGQFLWVDCEQNYVSSSYRPARCRSAQCSLARANGCGDCFSAPRPGCNNNTCGVSPDNTVTRTATSGELAEDVVSVQSTDGSNPGRVVSVSKFLFSCAPTFLLEGLASSAMGMAGLGRTRIAFPSQFASAFSFHRKFATCLSSSTTANGVVFFGDGPYRLLPNIDASQSLIYTPLYINPVSTASAYTQGEPSAEYFIRVKSIRINEKAISLNKSLLSIDSEGVGGTKISTVNPYTVMETSIYKAFTEAFISAAAAMNITRVAAVAPFNVCFSSKNVYSTRVGPSVPSIDLVLQNESVFWRIFGANSMVYVSDDVLCLGFVDGGANPGTSIVIGGYQLEDNILQFDLATSRLGFSSSLLFRRTTCANFNFTSNP; encoded by the coding sequence ATGGCTTCCTCTCTTGGATACTTCCTCTTCTcctttctccttctcttcaTCCCAGCCTCCTACGGTAAAACATCATTCCGGCCGGATGCCCTTGTTATTCAGGTATCAAAGGATGCTTCTACTCTCCAATATCTGACCACCATCAACCAAAGAACCCCTCTTGTGCCTGTAAAACTTGTGGTTGATCTTGGAGGGCAGTTTTTGTGGGTTGATTGTGAGCAGAATTATGTGTCCTCCTCATACCGCCCGGCGCGGTGTCGGTCGGCCCAATGCTCATTAGCCAGGGCTAATGGCTGTGGGGATTGCTTCTCCGCCCCTCGGCCGGGATGCAACAACAACACATGTGGTGTCTCGCCGGACAACACGGTGACTCGCACTGCCACCAGTGGTGAGCTTGCTGAAGATGTTGTTTCTGTTCAATCCACCGATGGATCAAACCCGGGTCGGGTTGTTTCTGTGTCGAAGTTCCTCTTCTCCTGTGCGCCAACCTTCCTCCTGGAAGGCCTCGCCAGTAGTGCCATGGGCATGGCCGGACTTGGCCGCACCAGGATTGCGTTTCCTTCACAATTCGCTTCTGCTTTCAGTTTCCATAGGAAATTCGCTACATGTCTCTCTTCTTCAACCACCGCCAATGGCGTAGTGTTCTTCGGCGACGGCCCTTACAGGCTGCTCCCCAACATCGACGCCTCTCAGTCCCTCATCTACACGCCATTGTACATCAACCCCGTCAGCACAGCATCCGCTTACACCCAAGGCGAACCCTCGGCCGAATACTTCATTAGAGTAAAGTCCATCAGGATCAACGAAAAGGCTATCTCATTGAACAAATCGCTGCTGTCCATCGACAGCGAAGGCGTCGGCGGGACAAAGATCAGCACCGTCAATCCATACACTGTCATGGAGACTTCCATATACAAGGCCTTCACTGAGGCCTTCATCAGCGCAGCAGCCGCTATGAACATCACCAGAGTGGCAGCAGTGGCACCATTCAATGTGTGTTTCAGCTCAAAGAACGTTTACAGCACACGGGTCGGTCCATCTGTTCCAAGCATCGACCTTGTTCTGCAGAACGAGAGCGTGTTCTGGAGGATCTTCGGAGCGAACTCAATGGTGTATGTCAGTGACGACGTACTGTGCCTTGGATTTGTCGACGGAGGAGCCAACCCCGGAACCTCCATTGTCATCGGAGGGTACCAGTTGGAGGACAACATTCTGCAGTTTGATCTGGCCACTTCAAGGCTGGGGTTCAGCTCCTCACTCCTGTTCAGACGGACTACATGCGCCAACTTCAACTTCACATCCAACCCTTAA